In Caldicellulosiruptor morganii, the following proteins share a genomic window:
- a CDS encoding IS110 family RNA-guided transposase, whose translation MNLKPIAGIDVAKYFSEMVIISPTNEIIARLTIRHNNPSDFDRAIEILKKVEEDFAARPIIVMEATGHYHKILSRFFTSNGWDVSIINPIQSNSIKNAGVRKVKNDKTDALWIALTFRLTDSTVVQPSSEILDCLKNLCRQYYNLSDELTSYKYRLTSVVDQIMLNFKEVFPDICSKTSLAILENYPTPTDILGADSEKLISIIQLTSKKSYQWAKEKYELLVAKAKQFQPFSISDLATVTMLKVYINMVLNLQQNIDKIFEAINQLVQQSSQSQPSLMENINLLQSIPGIGFLSAATILAEIGDFEKFSKPNKLVAFFGVDPSVNQSGQFVGTKNKMSKRGSKILRRILFTIALANIRTKRNSKPCNPVLFEYYQKKCQQKPKKVALGAVMRKIICIIFAVMRDKKPFELRTPEEHIQKYFNKTAVCSA comes from the coding sequence ATGAATCTAAAACCTATTGCCGGGATTGATGTAGCCAAGTATTTCAGCGAAATGGTGATTATATCTCCTACAAATGAAATAATTGCCCGCTTGACTATCCGTCACAATAATCCCTCTGATTTTGATAGGGCTATTGAAATCCTTAAAAAAGTTGAAGAGGATTTCGCAGCACGCCCTATCATCGTCATGGAAGCCACAGGGCATTACCACAAAATCCTCTCCCGCTTCTTTACTTCTAATGGCTGGGATGTTTCAATTATCAATCCCATCCAATCTAATTCTATCAAAAATGCGGGAGTTAGAAAAGTAAAAAATGATAAAACCGATGCCCTGTGGATTGCATTAACTTTTAGACTTACTGACTCTACTGTAGTACAACCTTCATCTGAAATCCTCGACTGCTTGAAAAACCTATGCCGCCAGTATTACAACCTCAGTGATGAACTAACCTCTTACAAATACAGACTTACTTCTGTCGTCGATCAAATTATGCTCAATTTCAAAGAGGTCTTCCCTGACATTTGTTCTAAAACATCCTTGGCTATACTTGAAAACTACCCAACTCCAACCGATATCTTAGGCGCTGACAGCGAAAAACTTATTTCCATCATTCAGCTAACCTCTAAAAAAAGCTATCAATGGGCCAAAGAAAAATATGAATTACTTGTCGCAAAAGCTAAACAGTTTCAACCTTTTTCTATATCAGACTTAGCAACTGTTACTATGCTTAAAGTCTATATTAACATGGTCCTGAATTTACAGCAGAATATCGACAAAATTTTTGAAGCCATAAATCAACTTGTTCAGCAATCTTCGCAATCTCAGCCTTCACTCATGGAAAATATTAACCTCCTTCAATCTATCCCCGGCATAGGTTTTCTATCCGCTGCAACTATCCTTGCTGAAATAGGTGATTTCGAAAAATTTTCAAAACCCAACAAGCTTGTTGCTTTCTTTGGTGTAGATCCTTCCGTAAATCAATCGGGGCAATTTGTTGGCACAAAAAATAAAATGTCTAAACGTGGTTCTAAAATCTTGCGAAGAATCTTATTTACAATTGCTCTTGCCAATATCAGAACAAAAAGAAATTCTAAACCTTGTAATCCTGTATTATTCGAATACTATCAGAAAAAGTGCCAACAAAAGCCCAAAAAAGTTGCATTAGGTGCTGTTATGAGAAAAATTATTTGTATTATCTTTGCTGTTATGCGCGATAAAAAACCTTTTGAACTTAGAACTCCAGAAGAACATATTCAAAAATACTTTAATAAAACTGCAGTTTGTAGTGCATAA
- a CDS encoding DNA internalization-related competence protein ComEC/Rec2 yields the protein MKRDALFLTIFVIAGIVAGRNFSNLTLLVLFMGIASVSLFILNFYFLRMKINTLLILLAIPFFAFASLRTFYIFNFFEPDRLLDGREVVIAGKVSSFPEGTKDKISFYLKTKVGSKYVKIRVTANSNKTLYYGQTVKVSGRLKIPGEKTNEFGFDYKEYLKAKGALYTLYAKRLYIVSSSHNILTYLNMFSNKLNSLIDTSFEPEISSLLKGLILGNKSTIPDDMYKDFQRSGLAHLLAVSGGNVGVLCAFVEILFRRILKVYGKAVNFTIISIIVVFAIITGLSASVIRASIMAIIYYIGRIIYRNPDTLNSLSVAALLMLLVNPLYLFDIGFQLSFLSVLSIIIFYKRIYDYFIKLKVFPAISSLFAVSVAAQILILPLLAYYFCEVSLVSFLTNLIAVPLAGVLVPVGFLYYILLLLGIDFVLLKWFVLIIVRVLICISRLSHIRFSYIKIVFWDEKLIAAYYIFILLLLYKKVMPTFIKLLTYSTIVALVLIFILQIAINYNRLIIRVIDVGQGDSSLITYRGFSMLIDTGPANEDFSSLKRIVLPYILKNNISEIDALVLTHKHSDHIGDFEYLLNEMKVKSVITSKEVYSENFKALKNKYVILVDKFKSFSYKDLKLFFFPPVEQDSNSSVVVKIVLGDFSMLFTGDASYESEKEYIRRYNLRSTILKVGHHGSSTATSEEFLKSVSPMVAVISVGKNNMFGHPSDEVLQRLYKRKIKIFRTDLNGTIKIVKNRDRVLIYSYLR from the coding sequence ATGAAAAGAGATGCTCTGTTTTTAACCATTTTTGTGATTGCTGGAATAGTAGCCGGGAGAAATTTTTCTAATTTAACCCTGCTGGTTTTGTTTATGGGTATTGCCTCAGTTTCTCTTTTTATCTTGAATTTTTATTTTTTAAGAATGAAAATCAATACGTTACTCATTTTGCTGGCAATACCCTTTTTTGCATTTGCTTCTCTCAGGACATTTTATATTTTTAACTTTTTTGAACCGGATAGATTATTGGATGGCAGGGAAGTGGTTATTGCTGGAAAAGTTTCTTCTTTTCCAGAAGGCACAAAAGATAAGATTTCTTTTTATCTGAAGACAAAGGTGGGGAGTAAATATGTAAAAATAAGAGTTACAGCAAATTCAAATAAAACCTTATACTACGGTCAAACTGTAAAAGTATCTGGCAGGTTGAAGATACCGGGAGAAAAAACAAATGAATTTGGATTTGATTACAAAGAGTATTTAAAAGCAAAAGGTGCGCTGTATACTCTCTATGCTAAACGATTGTATATAGTTTCTTCTTCTCACAACATACTAACTTATCTGAACATGTTTTCAAATAAATTAAATTCTCTTATTGATACTTCTTTTGAGCCGGAGATATCGTCCCTTTTAAAAGGCTTGATTCTTGGCAATAAATCTACAATTCCCGATGATATGTATAAGGATTTTCAAAGAAGTGGGCTTGCACATCTTCTTGCAGTTTCAGGCGGGAATGTTGGAGTGCTGTGTGCATTTGTTGAAATCCTGTTCAGAAGAATCTTGAAAGTGTATGGGAAGGCAGTAAACTTTACAATAATCAGCATTATAGTTGTTTTTGCAATCATAACAGGTCTTTCTGCTTCAGTTATAAGGGCTTCTATAATGGCGATTATATACTATATTGGTAGAATAATCTACAGAAATCCGGATACACTAAATAGCCTGTCGGTAGCTGCACTTTTAATGCTGCTTGTCAATCCACTTTATCTTTTTGATATTGGCTTTCAGCTTTCTTTTTTAAGTGTGCTTTCTATAATAATTTTTTACAAAAGGATATACGATTATTTCATAAAATTAAAAGTTTTCCCGGCCATTTCTTCTCTTTTTGCAGTTTCTGTTGCAGCTCAAATTTTGATCTTACCACTTTTAGCTTACTACTTTTGTGAAGTGTCACTGGTTTCTTTTTTAACAAATCTCATTGCAGTGCCCTTAGCCGGAGTGTTGGTGCCGGTGGGATTTTTATATTACATACTTTTGCTGCTTGGAATAGATTTTGTCCTTCTCAAATGGTTTGTGCTGATAATTGTCAGAGTTTTGATTTGCATTTCAAGGCTGTCGCACATAAGATTTTCATATATAAAGATTGTATTTTGGGATGAAAAACTGATTGCTGCCTACTATATATTCATTTTACTCTTGCTTTATAAAAAAGTTATGCCAACATTTATAAAACTTTTGACCTATTCAACTATTGTTGCTCTTGTGCTAATATTTATTTTGCAGATTGCAATAAACTACAATAGACTTATCATCAGAGTAATCGATGTGGGGCAGGGAGACAGCAGCCTTATAACTTACAGAGGATTTTCAATGCTCATTGATACAGGTCCAGCAAACGAGGATTTTAGCTCTCTCAAACGTATAGTTTTGCCATACATACTTAAAAACAATATATCCGAGATTGATGCACTGGTACTTACACACAAACACAGCGACCACATAGGTGATTTTGAGTATCTTTTAAATGAGATGAAAGTGAAATCGGTGATAACATCAAAAGAGGTTTATAGTGAGAATTTTAAGGCATTGAAGAATAAATATGTAATTTTAGTGGATAAATTTAAGAGTTTTTCTTACAAAGACTTAAAACTTTTTTTCTTTCCACCGGTTGAGCAGGATTCAAATTCGTCTGTTGTTGTGAAAATTGTTTTGGGGGACTTTAGCATGCTTTTTACAGGAGATGCCTCTTACGAGTCAGAAAAGGAATACATAAGAAGATATAATCTGCGCTCAACCATTTTAAAGGTGGGGCATCATGGTAGCAGCACTGCAACATCAGAGGAGTTTTTAAAAAGTGTAAGTCCCATGGTTGCTGTGATATCTGTTGGCAAAAACAATATGTTTGGGCATCCATCAGATGAAGTTTTGCAAAGGCTTTATAAGCGAAAAATAAAGATTTTCAGAACAGATTTGAATGGTACAATCAAGATAGTGAAAAACAGAGATAGGGTTTTGATATATTCTTATTTGAGGTGA
- a CDS encoding L-lactate dehydrogenase, with protein MRKPGKIVIVGTGFVGSSTAFAIMDAGLATELVLIDVNQAKAEGEAMDLNHGISFVKPVKIWAGSYEDCRDADIIIITAGANQKPGETRLDLTYKNVQIIKSIVENIIKYTTDAILLMVTNPVDVLTYVMYKVSGLPKNQILGSGTVLDSSRFRYLLAQHCQVDVRNVHAYILGEHGDSEIAAWSLTNIGGVNFMQECLLCGKNCSPQVKDEIFNKVKNAAYEIIERKGATYYAIALAVRRIVEAIIRDENSILPVSSIISEFFGIKDVALSLPAIVNKNGVAKVFDIPLTDEEKEKLKNSAKVIKGVIDSLGI; from the coding sequence GTGAGAAAACCCGGTAAAATTGTTATTGTTGGCACCGGCTTTGTAGGTTCATCAACCGCCTTTGCAATAATGGATGCAGGACTTGCAACAGAACTTGTCTTGATTGATGTAAACCAGGCAAAAGCTGAAGGCGAGGCAATGGACTTAAATCATGGAATCTCTTTTGTAAAGCCGGTTAAGATCTGGGCTGGAAGCTATGAAGACTGCAGGGATGCAGATATAATTATAATTACTGCCGGAGCAAATCAAAAGCCTGGTGAAACAAGGCTTGATCTTACTTACAAAAATGTACAGATTATCAAATCTATAGTTGAAAACATAATCAAATATACAACCGATGCCATACTACTTATGGTAACAAACCCTGTTGATGTTCTGACATACGTAATGTATAAAGTTTCGGGTTTGCCCAAAAATCAAATTTTAGGCTCCGGAACTGTTCTGGATTCGTCAAGGTTCAGATACCTTCTGGCACAGCACTGTCAGGTGGATGTAAGAAATGTTCATGCATATATTCTTGGTGAACATGGCGATAGTGAAATTGCAGCATGGTCTTTGACAAACATTGGTGGTGTTAATTTCATGCAGGAATGTCTTTTATGTGGTAAAAATTGCTCACCTCAAGTCAAAGATGAAATTTTTAACAAAGTTAAAAATGCAGCATATGAAATAATTGAAAGAAAAGGAGCAACCTATTATGCCATTGCTCTGGCAGTAAGACGAATTGTCGAAGCAATTATAAGAGATGAAAATTCCATTTTACCTGTGTCTTCAATCATCAGTGAGTTTTTTGGAATAAAAGATGTGGCATTATCACTTCCAGCTATTGTTAATAAAAATGGGGTTGCAAAGGTTTTCGACATCCCCCTTACAGATGAGGAAAAAGAAAAGTTGAAAAATTCTGCTAAGGTCATCAAAGGTGTAATAGATTCTCTTGGTATTTAA
- the rpsT gene encoding 30S ribosomal protein S20: MANTKSAKKKIKVIRRRTLENKIQKMKMKKAIKEVKKALLAGDIEKARQLYPQAAKLIDQTAAKGVIHKNNASRKKSKLMKLINKYAALAAPQPEKKAQ, from the coding sequence TTGGCAAATACAAAATCTGCTAAAAAGAAGATAAAGGTTATAAGACGCAGAACTCTTGAGAATAAAATTCAAAAAATGAAAATGAAAAAGGCTATCAAAGAGGTAAAAAAGGCACTGTTAGCTGGTGACATCGAAAAGGCAAGACAGCTTTATCCACAGGCTGCAAAGTTAATCGACCAGACAGCTGCAAAAGGTGTTATACACAAGAACAATGCTTCACGAAAGAAATCAAAACTCATGAAGCTCATCAACAAGTATGCTGCTCTGGCTGCACCGCAACCAGAAAAGAAAGCACAATAA
- the holA gene encoding DNA polymerase III subunit delta: protein MDRSKEIIKELNSQLLKKEFKNIYLFYGQETFLIDEYTKRISRAIVNGDLNNIIKFDGEEANYEDVINEMISISFDLQPRVLIFKNFFKYYTNNSHLNLPAIIEKLKSIPANNVYVIFKEYEIKENKLFNSLKSMAFSAEFTTPSMPDLIKWVQNILAKEGKTISENMAQEIILHYNKDMMLIYNYLQVLISYLGKRNKVTHDDILKTLTDNPQDHIFQMLDAFATKDVETGFKYLKELYQLKTSSSKIFALILRHFKILGMMKEMQDKSKKEIAKQAGILEFFVDKYKKQSEAFTIDKIKNIIQRTIEYEYMIKRGQIDDETALEMLLYQIVK, encoded by the coding sequence ATGGACAGGTCAAAGGAGATAATAAAAGAATTGAACTCTCAGCTTCTAAAAAAAGAATTCAAGAACATCTACCTTTTTTATGGGCAGGAGACATTTTTAATAGACGAATATACAAAGAGGATAAGCAGAGCAATTGTAAATGGAGATTTAAACAACATCATAAAGTTTGATGGAGAAGAAGCCAATTATGAAGATGTTATAAATGAAATGATTTCAATATCATTTGATTTACAGCCACGTGTGCTCATATTCAAAAACTTTTTTAAATACTATACAAACAATTCACATTTAAATCTTCCAGCAATAATTGAAAAACTGAAAAGTATTCCAGCAAACAATGTGTACGTAATTTTTAAAGAGTATGAAATAAAAGAAAATAAGTTATTTAACAGTTTAAAATCAATGGCATTTTCTGCTGAGTTTACAACACCGTCAATGCCGGATCTGATAAAATGGGTACAAAACATTTTGGCAAAAGAAGGCAAAACTATTTCGGAAAATATGGCACAGGAGATTATTCTTCACTATAACAAAGATATGATGCTAATATACAACTATCTTCAAGTGCTCATTTCTTACCTTGGGAAAAGGAACAAAGTCACACACGATGATATTTTAAAAACCCTGACAGACAATCCACAGGATCATATTTTCCAGATGCTTGATGCTTTTGCCACAAAAGATGTGGAAACAGGGTTTAAATATTTAAAAGAGCTGTATCAGCTTAAAACAAGCAGTAGCAAAATATTTGCTCTTATTCTTCGGCACTTCAAAATTCTGGGTATGATGAAAGAAATGCAGGACAAAAGCAAAAAGGAGATTGCCAAACAGGCTGGAATACTTGAGTTTTTTGTTGATAAGTACAAAAAACAATCTGAAGCTTTTACCATAGATAAAATTAAGAATATTATTCAAAGAACAATTGAATATGAATACATGATAAAAAGAGGACAGATTGACGATGAGACAGCGCTTGAGATGCTTTTGTATCAGATTGTTAAATGA
- a CDS encoding ABC transporter ATP-binding protein, with protein sequence MANKLLEVKNLKTSFFTHVGEVKAVNDVSFDVYEGQTVGIVGESGSGKSVTSMSIMRLIAPPGKIVDGQIIFEGKDLLKLSEKEMRDIRGNKISMIFQDPMTSLNPVFTIGNQLVEAIKIHNRVSKAEAKKRALDMLRLVGIPSPERRLSQYPHEFSGGMRQRVMIAMALSCNPKLLIADEPTTALDVTIQAQILDLLKKLQQQLKMSIILITHDLGVVADICQKVIVMYGGIIVKEGTVDDIFYNPKHPYTWGLLRSVPKMHLGLKKRLVPIEGQPPDLLKPPKGCPFAPRCEYAMKVCLEARPPLFEVGDGHRSRCWLNHQYAPQSLLERAKVANE encoded by the coding sequence TTGGCTAATAAACTGCTTGAAGTCAAGAACTTGAAAACTTCATTTTTTACGCATGTTGGCGAAGTAAAAGCAGTAAACGATGTATCGTTTGATGTATATGAAGGTCAGACAGTTGGTATTGTAGGAGAATCTGGAAGTGGCAAAAGCGTAACATCCATGTCTATAATGAGGCTTATTGCTCCACCGGGGAAGATTGTGGATGGTCAGATTATATTTGAAGGAAAGGATCTTTTAAAACTGTCTGAGAAAGAGATGAGAGATATAAGAGGAAACAAGATAAGCATGATATTTCAGGACCCGATGACTTCTTTAAATCCGGTTTTTACAATTGGAAATCAATTAGTTGAAGCGATAAAGATTCACAACAGGGTCTCTAAAGCAGAAGCCAAAAAGAGAGCTTTAGATATGCTTCGACTTGTTGGAATTCCAAGCCCGGAGAGAAGGCTTTCCCAGTATCCTCATGAGTTTTCAGGTGGTATGCGCCAGAGAGTAATGATTGCAATGGCGCTTTCATGCAATCCAAAACTTTTGATAGCAGATGAACCGACAACTGCGCTGGATGTTACAATACAGGCACAGATATTAGACCTTTTGAAAAAACTCCAACAGCAGCTGAAAATGTCAATTATACTCATTACTCATGACCTGGGTGTTGTGGCAGATATATGTCAAAAGGTAATTGTGATGTACGGTGGAATTATTGTTAAAGAAGGCACTGTTGATGACATATTTTACAATCCAAAACATCCATATACGTGGGGGCTTTTGAGGTCTGTTCCAAAGATGCATTTGGGACTTAAGAAAAGACTGGTGCCGATTGAGGGCCAGCCACCTGATCTTCTAAAGCCGCCGAAAGGATGTCCGTTTGCACCAAGGTGTGAATATGCGATGAAGGTATGCTTAGAGGCAAGACCACCGCTTTTCGAAGTTGGAGATGGCCACAGGTCAAGATGCTGGCTGAATCACCAGTATGCTCCACAGAGCTTGCTGGAAAGAGCAAAAGTGGCAAACGAGTAA
- a CDS encoding ABC transporter permease: MQTIFVIITVTFFLMRMIPGGPFTGEKTLPEQILKNLNEKYGLNQPVWIQYTKYLKSLLHGDLGISMRNQGQTVNEIIAETFPVSAKVGILAIVVSLLIGIPLGIWSAVYQGKWQDNLSMVLATIFITIPSFVLAVLLMYIFGVKLQLVPIMGLDEPRSYILPVITLAAYPISFIARLIRSSMLESLAQDYIRTAKAKGLSNFVVIYKHALKNSLIPVVTYLGPLIAGVLTGSFVVEKIFSIPGMGRFYVDSISNRDYSLVMGTTIFYAAFLIFMNLIVDIIYVFIDPRIKLED, encoded by the coding sequence ATTCAGACAATATTTGTAATTATAACTGTGACCTTTTTCCTTATGAGGATGATACCCGGTGGACCTTTTACAGGTGAAAAAACTTTGCCCGAGCAAATTTTAAAGAACCTGAACGAAAAATATGGTCTTAATCAACCCGTTTGGATTCAGTATACAAAGTATCTGAAAAGCCTTTTGCATGGTGACCTGGGAATTTCAATGAGAAATCAAGGACAAACAGTAAATGAAATTATTGCAGAGACTTTCCCTGTTTCTGCAAAGGTTGGTATTCTTGCGATAGTTGTGAGCTTGTTGATAGGGATTCCTCTGGGTATCTGGTCGGCTGTCTATCAAGGAAAATGGCAGGATAATCTTTCTATGGTTCTGGCTACAATATTTATAACGATCCCGAGCTTTGTTCTTGCAGTGCTTTTGATGTATATCTTTGGTGTAAAGCTGCAACTTGTTCCCATAATGGGCTTGGATGAGCCCAGAAGTTATATTCTGCCGGTGATAACCCTGGCAGCATACCCAATATCTTTTATAGCGAGGCTTATTCGAAGCAGCATGCTTGAAAGTTTGGCACAGGACTATATAAGAACGGCAAAAGCAAAAGGGCTTTCTAATTTTGTGGTAATATACAAGCATGCACTGAAGAATTCTTTGATACCAGTTGTGACATATTTGGGACCGTTGATTGCAGGGGTTTTAACAGGTAGTTTTGTGGTTGAAAAGATTTTCTCAATCCCCGGTATGGGAAGATTTTATGTTGATAGTATTTCAAATAGGGACTATTCACTTGTTATGGGAACCACCATATTCTATGCAGCCTTTTTGATATTTATGAATCTAATTGTTGATATCATATATGTATTTATAGATCCGCGTATTAAACTTGAGGATTGA